From Actinomycetes bacterium, one genomic window encodes:
- a CDS encoding DUF5317 domain-containing protein: MLVLVAAVLAALTAVVLGGRPSRLLQVRLRASWLPALALGLQLVILQVVEAWPRPLLTTIHVATYVMAAVFIWLNRAIPGLLLVAAGTVSNGLTIAVNGGTLPARASALAAAHIDKDPALFLNSGVVAHPRLAVLGDVFAWPAPLPFANVFSVGDILIVVGVAYGAHRITGSRLCRPRSRPEADLEAVESVSTAAVATDEG, from the coding sequence GTGCTGGTCCTCGTCGCCGCGGTGCTGGCCGCTCTCACTGCCGTCGTCCTCGGGGGTCGGCCGTCCCGACTGCTGCAGGTTCGGCTGCGCGCCAGCTGGCTGCCGGCGCTGGCGCTCGGACTGCAGCTGGTCATCCTCCAGGTGGTCGAGGCCTGGCCCCGGCCCCTGCTGACGACCATCCACGTGGCTACCTACGTGATGGCGGCGGTGTTCATCTGGCTCAACCGGGCGATTCCAGGACTCCTGCTGGTCGCGGCGGGGACGGTGTCGAACGGCCTGACCATCGCCGTCAACGGCGGCACCCTCCCGGCTCGCGCTTCGGCCCTCGCCGCGGCGCACATCGACAAGGACCCGGCCCTCTTCCTCAACTCCGGAGTCGTTGCGCATCCGAGGCTCGCCGTCCTGGGCGACGTGTTCGCCTGGCCGGCGCCGCTGCCGTTCGCCAACGTGTTCAGCGTCGGCGACATCCTGATCGTCGTCGGCGTAGCGTACGGGGCCCACCGCATCACCGGGTCACGACTGTGCCGACCCCGCAGCCGCCCCGAGGCGGACCTGGAGGCGGTCGAGTCGGTGAGCACGGCGGCGGTCGCGACCGACGAGGGCTAG